A genomic region of uncultured Paludibaculum sp. contains the following coding sequences:
- the holA gene encoding DNA polymerase III subunit delta, protein MTPDQFLRSLSKQDPEPVYLFVGPEGYRRAPCRKALIEKMLSVEDREEGYTRHDLDEVSLNEVLDDARSMSLFARNRVIWVASAESALPRGRAAASEEEESSGKAAVGPEALTSYCQDPTPGVVLVFDARKWDFDGEDKTKMDRLAKYYGAIRAVVEFVKFTPQDARAFVQSLAGERGLRLGSNEIDLLVEATAADASRLANEVEKLALFAEVNGGKVTAADIANMVPNAQETTVFNLVNALARRSRVEAMQLLDTLVREGEYLPLALTFLGGIFRLALAAREQGLRSSSEVQSFFQRQGTPMWRSRADQIHTASSKFTKEKLEEALQLVFRADRDMKSSRVDDRIVMEDFVLRLTR, encoded by the coding sequence ATGACGCCAGACCAGTTTCTTCGCTCGTTGTCGAAACAGGATCCGGAGCCGGTCTATCTGTTTGTCGGGCCGGAGGGCTACCGGCGCGCGCCGTGCCGTAAGGCGCTGATCGAGAAGATGCTGAGCGTGGAGGATCGGGAAGAGGGCTACACGCGGCACGATCTGGATGAAGTCTCGCTGAACGAAGTGCTGGACGACGCGCGCTCGATGTCGCTGTTCGCGCGCAATCGCGTCATCTGGGTGGCTTCGGCGGAATCGGCTTTGCCGCGCGGGCGCGCCGCTGCCAGTGAGGAAGAGGAAAGCTCTGGTAAGGCAGCGGTCGGCCCTGAGGCGTTGACCTCTTATTGCCAGGATCCGACGCCTGGAGTCGTGCTCGTGTTCGACGCCCGCAAATGGGATTTCGACGGCGAGGACAAGACCAAGATGGACCGCCTGGCGAAGTACTACGGCGCCATCCGCGCGGTGGTGGAGTTCGTCAAGTTCACTCCGCAGGATGCCCGCGCCTTTGTGCAGTCGCTCGCCGGAGAGCGCGGGCTGCGATTGGGTTCGAATGAGATCGATCTGCTGGTGGAGGCGACGGCGGCGGATGCCTCGCGTCTGGCCAATGAAGTCGAAAAGCTGGCGCTGTTCGCCGAAGTGAACGGCGGCAAGGTGACGGCGGCCGACATCGCCAATATGGTGCCCAACGCGCAGGAGACGACGGTCTTCAACCTCGTGAACGCGCTGGCGCGCCGCAGCCGCGTGGAAGCGATGCAACTGCTGGACACGCTCGTGCGCGAAGGCGAGTATTTGCCTCTGGCGCTCACGTTTCTGGGCGGCATCTTCCGCCTGGCGCTGGCGGCGCGCGAACAGGGGCTGCGCTCGTCGAGCGAAGTGCAGAGCTTCTTTCAGCGGCAAGGCACGCCCATGTGGCGTTCGCGGGCCGATCAGATCCACACGGCGAGTTCGAAATTCACGAAAGAGAAGCTGGAAGAGGCCTTGCAACTGGTCTTCCGGGCCGATCGCGACATGAAGAGCTCACGAGTGGACGACCGCATCGTGATGGAAGACTTCGTCCTGCGCCTCACGCGCTAG
- a CDS encoding LptE family protein, whose protein sequence is MRLVALLWVAATLVSGCGYHVGGRGDLLPTTLHSIAVPAFGNNTTRYKLTEHLPGAIGREFLSRTRYRVVSDQDQADAVLNGTVVNFLRSPTIVQNGREVGIQLSVTMNITLVERKTGKVLYNRENMEIRQRYEMATDQVQYFDESAVALQRLSQEVARQVVSSVLEAF, encoded by the coding sequence GTGAGACTGGTGGCTCTGCTTTGGGTAGCAGCAACTCTGGTGAGCGGATGCGGCTACCACGTCGGCGGCCGTGGCGACTTGCTGCCGACCACATTGCATAGCATCGCAGTCCCGGCATTCGGCAACAACACGACACGCTACAAGCTGACTGAGCACCTGCCCGGAGCGATTGGCCGTGAGTTTCTCTCTCGCACGCGGTACCGCGTGGTTTCTGACCAGGATCAGGCGGACGCGGTGTTGAACGGCACGGTAGTGAACTTCCTGAGGTCTCCCACTATTGTGCAGAACGGCCGGGAGGTCGGGATTCAACTTTCGGTGACAATGAACATTACCCTGGTAGAGCGCAAGACAGGCAAAGTCCTCTACAATCGCGAGAACATGGAGATCCGGCAGCGGTATGAGATGGCGACGGATCAGGTGCAATATTTCGACGAGAGCGCCGTCGCGTTGCAGCGGTTGAGCCAGGAAGTGGCACGCCAAGTGGTGAGCAGTGTATTGGAGGCCTTCTAG
- a CDS encoding LptE family protein: MRFAALVLAAFSLVGCGYHVGGHGDMLPSTLRTIAIPAFGNNTTRYKLTEQLPGAIGREFISRTRYQVVTNLDTADAVLSGAVVNFYTAPTIFDQKTGRAAGIQVSVFMNISLKERKTGKVLYSRENMEVRQRYEVATDQLQYFDESTVALQRLSQEVARQVVSSVLEAF; the protein is encoded by the coding sequence ATGAGATTCGCGGCGCTGGTGTTGGCAGCCTTCAGTCTGGTTGGTTGTGGCTATCATGTGGGGGGCCATGGCGACATGCTGCCGTCCACCCTGCGGACCATTGCCATTCCCGCCTTCGGCAACAACACCACACGCTACAAGTTGACCGAGCAACTGCCGGGCGCCATTGGCCGCGAGTTCATCTCTCGCACCCGCTACCAGGTTGTCACGAACCTGGACACGGCGGACGCCGTGCTGAGCGGCGCCGTGGTGAACTTCTATACGGCGCCGACGATCTTCGACCAGAAGACAGGCCGCGCGGCAGGTATCCAGGTCTCGGTGTTCATGAACATCTCGTTGAAGGAACGCAAAACCGGCAAGGTTCTCTACAGCCGCGAGAACATGGAGGTCCGGCAGCGCTACGAAGTGGCGACGGATCAATTGCAGTACTTCGACGAAAGCACGGTCGCGCTGCAGCGGTTGAGCCAGGAAGTGGCGCGCCAGGTGGTGAGCAGTGTGCTGGAGGCCTTCTAG
- a CDS encoding Asd/ArgC dimerization domain-containing protein, protein MTKPKWLLLGGESLLGKEIRELVDEGKLPVVLSLASAHPDDIVLAPGEEDLLVMQPLDKNSIEEADVVLLAGTQEAHKRALALAHALPQRPAIVDAVSDFEDLPESILRAPLLEREPVAAQEYAIHTLAHPAAIALARLMSLLHTQRPLRSGVITVMEPASERGKEGVDELHQQTLTLFNFQQMPRKLFDAQVSFNLLPRLGDEAQVSLEVAEHRIERHLASLLGPLAVPLPSLRLVQAPVFHGYCMNTWLEFESRPTVDEISGWLKDAGLDVRGPDVEPGSNMAVAGQSGLTVSDIVEDRGNARGVWFWLTLDNMRTRAETALLTAGLLSKREAR, encoded by the coding sequence ATGACCAAGCCCAAGTGGCTTCTGCTGGGCGGCGAGTCGCTGCTCGGCAAGGAGATTCGTGAACTCGTCGACGAGGGTAAGCTGCCGGTGGTGCTGAGCCTGGCTAGCGCCCATCCCGACGACATCGTCCTGGCGCCGGGTGAGGAAGACCTCCTCGTCATGCAGCCTTTGGACAAGAACAGCATTGAGGAGGCAGATGTCGTTCTGCTCGCGGGTACGCAGGAAGCGCACAAGCGCGCCCTGGCGCTCGCTCACGCGCTGCCGCAGCGGCCAGCGATTGTCGACGCCGTCTCCGATTTTGAAGACCTGCCCGAGTCCATCCTGCGGGCACCGCTGCTGGAGCGGGAGCCGGTAGCGGCGCAGGAGTACGCAATTCATACGCTGGCCCATCCGGCGGCGATCGCGCTGGCGCGGCTGATGTCGCTGCTGCACACGCAGCGGCCGCTGCGGAGCGGGGTGATCACCGTGATGGAACCGGCCAGCGAACGCGGCAAGGAGGGTGTCGATGAGTTGCATCAGCAAACACTGACGCTCTTCAACTTCCAGCAGATGCCGCGCAAGCTGTTCGATGCGCAGGTGAGTTTCAACCTGCTTCCTCGACTGGGCGACGAAGCCCAGGTGAGCCTGGAAGTGGCGGAACATCGCATCGAGCGGCATCTGGCATCCCTATTGGGTCCGCTGGCCGTGCCGCTGCCGTCGTTGCGCCTGGTGCAGGCGCCCGTCTTCCATGGCTACTGCATGAACACCTGGCTGGAGTTTGAGTCCAGACCGACGGTAGACGAGATCAGCGGCTGGCTGAAGGACGCGGGCCTGGATGTGCGTGGGCCCGACGTGGAGCCGGGCTCCAACATGGCTGTGGCCGGGCAAAGCGGCCTCACCGTGAGCGACATTGTGGAAGATCGCGGCAACGCGCGCGGTGTGTGGTTCTGGCTGACTCTGGACAACATGCGTACGCGGGCCGAAACCGCACTGCTCACAGCCGGGTTGTTATCCAAGAGGGAAGCACGATGA
- the pssA gene encoding CDP-diacylglycerol--serine O-phosphatidyltransferase, whose translation MTPRLNIRERLIDPNSPDRRPRRAAYALPTLFTAGNLFMGYLAILKAVEGALWASAGNYGSNPAWETAAKVIGLSVFFDGLDGRIARLTNTTSDFGRELDSLADVISFGIAPAVLAFVWGFQFLDPYTPPEIRKYLMQAGYFILFMFVCCGSMRLARFNITVNPVPRNPGRPDRKYFVGLPIPAAAGMVAAVIYAVDSVPLRGWPIIAAWAALMALLSFLMVSTWRYRSFKDFSLVSPRSPKSVIVLCMVIYLFWNFSKPALLVLATVYVSSGILVRLGGLIRRWFKPSPPPAQPEHQAS comes from the coding sequence ATGACTCCGCGCTTGAATATCCGCGAAAGACTGATCGACCCCAACTCGCCCGATCGCAGACCACGGCGCGCGGCCTACGCACTACCGACTCTGTTTACGGCAGGTAATCTCTTCATGGGGTACCTGGCGATTTTGAAGGCCGTGGAAGGCGCGCTGTGGGCCTCCGCGGGCAACTACGGCTCGAATCCCGCGTGGGAGACGGCCGCGAAGGTGATCGGGCTCTCAGTGTTCTTCGATGGCTTGGACGGCCGCATCGCACGGCTGACGAATACCACCAGCGACTTCGGGCGGGAGTTGGATTCGCTGGCCGATGTGATCAGCTTTGGCATCGCTCCGGCGGTGCTCGCCTTTGTCTGGGGCTTCCAGTTCCTCGACCCTTACACACCGCCCGAGATCCGGAAGTACCTCATGCAGGCGGGGTACTTCATCCTGTTCATGTTTGTTTGCTGCGGCTCGATGCGGCTGGCTCGGTTCAACATCACGGTGAATCCGGTGCCGCGCAATCCGGGCCGGCCGGATCGCAAGTATTTCGTCGGGCTGCCCATCCCCGCGGCGGCAGGCATGGTGGCCGCGGTGATCTATGCCGTCGATTCGGTGCCACTGCGAGGCTGGCCGATTATTGCCGCCTGGGCCGCATTGATGGCTCTACTCTCGTTCCTCATGGTGAGCACCTGGCGCTACCGCAGCTTTAAGGATTTCAGTCTGGTGAGTCCGCGCAGCCCGAAAAGCGTCATCGTGCTCTGCATGGTGATCTATCTGTTCTGGAACTTCTCGAAACCCGCGCTGCTGGTACTGGCCACCGTTTATGTGTCCAGCGGCATTCTGGTGCGGTTGGGTGGACTGATCCGGCGCTGGTTCAAACCCTCGCCTCCGCCCGCGCAGCCCGAACATCAGGCCAGTTAG
- a CDS encoding phosphatidylserine decarboxylase, translating to MVVTGIYYALFLTGAGALLGYFTKGWAGIPFYVLAAFCLWFFRDPERQVPPGPVAVSPGDGKVVLIRRGPDSTRVSIFLNVFDVHVNRAPIAGKVVDVHYKPGKFLVASKEEASVDNEMNTMTIDGSVGGQRTLVTFSQIAGLIARRIVCTKKPGDFVTAGERVGLIKFGSRVDVTFGPEWELDVREGQRVAAGSSVLAHIGAGRTKQ from the coding sequence ATGGTAGTCACCGGAATATATTACGCATTGTTTCTGACGGGCGCCGGCGCGCTGCTCGGCTACTTTACAAAGGGTTGGGCGGGCATCCCGTTCTACGTTCTGGCGGCGTTTTGCCTCTGGTTTTTCCGCGACCCGGAGCGGCAGGTGCCGCCTGGTCCGGTGGCCGTTTCACCGGGTGACGGCAAGGTGGTGTTGATCCGGCGCGGGCCGGACTCGACCCGGGTGAGCATCTTTCTCAATGTGTTCGACGTCCATGTGAACCGCGCGCCCATCGCCGGCAAAGTGGTTGACGTTCACTACAAACCGGGCAAATTCCTGGTGGCGAGCAAAGAGGAAGCCTCGGTGGACAACGAGATGAACACGATGACGATCGACGGCAGTGTGGGGGGGCAACGCACCCTGGTGACGTTCTCGCAGATTGCCGGCCTGATTGCCCGCCGCATCGTGTGCACGAAGAAGCCCGGCGATTTTGTGACCGCCGGAGAGCGCGTTGGGCTGATCAAGTTCGGCTCGCGTGTCGATGTGACGTTTGGACCCGAATGGGAGCTGGATGTGCGTGAGGGCCAACGCGTCGCCGCGGGCTCGAGTGTGCTGGCTCACATCGGCGCCGGCAGGACAAAACAATGA
- a CDS encoding M20 family metallopeptidase, producing MDAILPHALAQQPAIVNFLKDLVECESPSDDAGAVNRFVDLLAARVEGLARVKTFPGGRYGRNLLLTFDLPGPRKKKPGRILGVGHSDTVWPLGTLKTMPWRETDGRLWGPGVFDMKAGLVFFLSAMKLLQALDLPVSRQVALWIVSDEEVGSEVSRPLTENLAKESSAVLVAEPGTGLTGKLKTARKGVGDYTVAVRGKASHAGVDFTSGASAIVELARQIEKIAGFTNLPKGLTVNPGVISGGTRTNVIAAEARVEVDIRIAKMADYAGLDRKFRRLKPVDQRCTLEVTGGLNRPPMERTKGVIALFKAASELAGKHLGLKLEESATGGGSDGNFTAGLGVPTLDGLGGVGEGAHAVNESILVDRIADRTALLALLVRHLGQ from the coding sequence ATGGACGCAATCCTTCCTCATGCGCTGGCCCAACAGCCCGCAATCGTCAATTTTCTCAAAGACTTGGTGGAGTGCGAGTCGCCCAGCGACGACGCCGGGGCGGTAAACCGCTTTGTCGACCTGCTGGCGGCGCGCGTGGAGGGACTGGCCCGCGTCAAGACCTTCCCGGGCGGCCGCTATGGCCGTAACCTACTGTTGACCTTTGACTTGCCGGGTCCACGAAAGAAGAAACCGGGCCGGATTCTGGGGGTCGGGCACAGCGATACTGTATGGCCGCTGGGCACGTTGAAGACGATGCCTTGGCGGGAAACGGACGGCCGACTGTGGGGACCGGGCGTTTTCGATATGAAGGCGGGCCTGGTGTTCTTTCTTTCGGCCATGAAGCTGCTGCAGGCCCTGGACCTGCCGGTTTCCAGGCAGGTGGCGCTGTGGATCGTCTCCGACGAAGAGGTGGGCAGCGAAGTTTCGCGCCCGTTGACGGAGAACCTGGCGAAAGAGAGCTCGGCGGTATTGGTAGCCGAGCCGGGCACCGGCTTGACCGGCAAGCTGAAGACCGCGCGCAAGGGCGTGGGCGACTACACGGTGGCGGTGCGCGGCAAGGCCTCGCACGCCGGGGTGGATTTCACTTCGGGCGCCAGCGCAATTGTCGAACTGGCCCGTCAGATCGAGAAGATCGCCGGGTTCACCAATCTGCCGAAGGGACTCACGGTGAATCCAGGGGTGATCAGCGGCGGGACGAGAACCAACGTGATTGCGGCTGAGGCGCGGGTCGAGGTGGACATCCGCATCGCGAAAATGGCGGACTACGCCGGACTGGACCGCAAGTTCCGCCGCCTGAAGCCGGTGGACCAGCGCTGCACGCTGGAGGTGACTGGCGGATTGAACCGTCCTCCGATGGAGCGCACCAAAGGCGTGATTGCGCTGTTCAAAGCGGCGTCGGAGCTTGCGGGCAAACATCTGGGCCTGAAACTGGAAGAATCGGCGACGGGCGGCGGATCGGACGGCAACTTTACGGCGGGCCTGGGCGTCCCTACGCTGGACGGGCTCGGCGGAGTTGGCGAAGGAGCCCATGCGGTGAACGAGAGTATCCTGGTGGACCGCATTGCCGATCGAACAGCCCTGCTCGCTCTTCTTGTGCGGCATTTGGGACAATAA
- the fabZ gene encoding 3-hydroxyacyl-ACP dehydratase FabZ, with protein sequence MAVLENIDIRDILPHRYPMLLVDRIVEIGEDFIVGVKNVTANEPFFLGHFPDFPVMPGVLIIEAMAQVGGTLVLKDLPDRKSKLVLFASIEEAKFRKPVLPGDTLRLELKTLKRKSTVVKMQGTATVDGQVVAEAIVMCKVIDRPGSPAAPQA encoded by the coding sequence ATGGCAGTCTTAGAAAACATCGACATCCGCGACATCCTCCCCCACCGCTACCCCATGTTGCTGGTGGACCGGATCGTCGAAATCGGCGAAGACTTCATCGTCGGCGTGAAGAATGTCACCGCCAACGAACCGTTCTTCCTCGGACACTTTCCTGACTTTCCGGTGATGCCCGGCGTGCTCATTATCGAAGCCATGGCCCAGGTGGGCGGCACACTGGTTTTAAAGGACTTGCCCGATCGCAAGTCGAAACTCGTCCTGTTCGCCTCCATTGAGGAAGCCAAGTTCCGCAAGCCCGTCCTGCCCGGGGACACTCTGCGCCTGGAACTGAAGACCCTCAAGCGCAAGTCCACCGTCGTCAAGATGCAGGGCACCGCGACCGTTGACGGCCAGGTGGTCGCCGAGGCGATTGTTATGTGCAAGGTGATCGACCGGCCCGGAAGCCCCGCGGCACCCCAGGCATAG
- the lpxA gene encoding acyl-ACP--UDP-N-acetylglucosamine O-acyltransferase, which yields MAIHPTAIIDPAARIHPDADIGPHCVIGAEVEIGARTRLMANLYIEGPTWIGEDNIFYPYASVGVASQDLKYHGERTETRIGSRNKVREFVTVHRGTEGGGALTSIGDDNLLMAYTHIAHDAHIGSHIILGNAVTLAGHVTIGDWAIIEAFSGVHQFCRIGQHSFTGGYSVVTQDVLPYSQTVTPRQSKVYGENKVGLQRRGFAPESIASLHKAFRLLVSDKLNTSQALEQIQGDVPPCPEVEELVEFIRTAKRGFIK from the coding sequence ATGGCTATCCACCCGACCGCGATCATCGATCCCGCGGCTCGGATCCACCCGGACGCCGACATCGGCCCACACTGTGTCATCGGCGCCGAGGTCGAAATCGGAGCCCGCACCCGCCTCATGGCTAACCTCTATATAGAGGGACCAACATGGATCGGCGAAGACAACATCTTTTATCCGTACGCCAGCGTAGGCGTGGCGTCGCAGGATCTGAAGTACCACGGTGAACGCACCGAGACCCGCATCGGCTCGCGCAACAAGGTCCGCGAGTTCGTCACCGTTCACCGCGGCACGGAGGGCGGCGGTGCCCTCACTTCCATCGGCGACGACAATCTGTTGATGGCTTATACCCACATCGCCCACGACGCCCACATCGGCAGTCATATCATTCTAGGCAATGCAGTTACGCTCGCCGGCCACGTCACCATCGGCGACTGGGCCATCATCGAGGCGTTCTCCGGAGTCCACCAGTTCTGCCGTATCGGCCAGCACTCCTTCACTGGCGGCTACAGTGTCGTTACCCAGGACGTCCTGCCGTACTCCCAGACTGTCACCCCGCGCCAGTCGAAAGTCTACGGCGAGAATAAGGTTGGGCTGCAACGCCGCGGCTTCGCGCCGGAGTCGATCGCATCTCTTCATAAGGCCTTCCGGCTCCTCGTCAGTGATAAGTTGAATACCTCTCAGGCACTGGAACAGATCCAGGGGGACGTTCCGCCCTGTCCCGAGGTGGAGGAGTTGGTCGAGTTCATCCGAACCGCGAAGCGTGGTTTCATCAAGTGA
- the lpxI gene encoding UDP-2,3-diacylglucosamine diphosphatase LpxI (LpxI, functionally equivalent to LpxH, replaces it in LPS biosynthesis in a minority of bacteria.), which produces MRYGLIAGSSRFPILALQTARQLGHDVVVIALKDNAPPEVEALAERCYWITIAELGKLIDILHKEKITDVIMAGQVRHTSLFSTLRPDWRLAKLLFSLPSRNTDALIGGVQQELEKEGIHLADSTLLLKPLLAVEGPITKRKPTDDEKKDIHYGRRVAGALSGLDVGQSVAISERACVAVEAMEGTDAMLRRAASLVNGRALRLVKASNRRKHLLFDVPVAGPGTIQTMAETGTTALAVDAGRTLLLDKDEMLALAAQHDIAIVGYPPEES; this is translated from the coding sequence GTGAGATACGGCCTCATCGCCGGCTCCAGCCGGTTTCCGATCCTCGCCCTGCAGACCGCTCGCCAGTTGGGCCACGACGTGGTGGTCATCGCTCTGAAGGACAACGCCCCGCCCGAGGTGGAGGCGCTGGCCGAACGCTGCTACTGGATCACCATCGCCGAACTAGGTAAGTTGATCGACATCCTTCATAAGGAGAAGATCACGGACGTGATCATGGCGGGTCAGGTGCGCCACACCTCGCTCTTCAGTACCTTACGGCCGGACTGGCGCTTGGCTAAGCTGCTCTTCTCTCTTCCTTCGCGCAACACCGATGCCCTCATCGGTGGCGTCCAGCAGGAACTAGAGAAGGAGGGCATCCATCTCGCCGATTCGACGCTCCTTCTGAAACCCCTACTCGCCGTGGAAGGGCCCATCACGAAGCGGAAACCGACGGATGACGAGAAGAAAGACATCCACTACGGCCGGCGCGTGGCCGGTGCGCTCTCCGGTCTCGACGTCGGTCAAAGCGTGGCCATTTCCGAGCGGGCCTGCGTCGCTGTCGAAGCGATGGAAGGAACCGACGCCATGTTGCGCCGGGCGGCTTCGCTGGTAAACGGACGCGCCCTGCGATTGGTCAAGGCGTCTAATCGCCGCAAGCATCTTCTGTTCGACGTGCCCGTGGCCGGGCCGGGCACCATTCAAACCATGGCCGAGACCGGAACCACCGCTCTCGCCGTGGACGCCGGCCGAACCCTTCTGCTGGACAAGGACGAGATGCTCGCCCTGGCCGCCCAGCACGACATCGCGATCGTCGGCTACCCGCCGGAGGAATCATGA
- a CDS encoding Gfo/Idh/MocA family oxidoreductase — MSEPAVLVAVAGAGAFGKNHLRVIRESHVELAGVYDLDPERARAAAAEFGCRAYDSLEDLAGHAQAAIVAVPTSAHRTVACQLLEAGLDILVEKPIAPSVAEAHDMIVAARQHGRILQVGHLERFNPAVAAARKLVTFPLFFEIHRLSIFSPRSLDVDVVLDLMIHDLDILLAMTGAMPSEVRAAGIPVLSDKADIANVRLEFPSGCIANLTASRVSTEKVRKLRFFQPRQYISVDYAKQECFGIGVDDNRQVKLMPQMVTKQEPLKRQFESFLECIATRAKPDVDGEAAAQALELACIIMEKIAEHGAVVARSLASTSKS; from the coding sequence ATGAGTGAACCAGCAGTCCTAGTCGCCGTTGCCGGCGCGGGCGCCTTTGGAAAGAATCATTTACGCGTCATCCGCGAGTCCCACGTGGAACTCGCCGGGGTCTACGACCTCGACCCGGAGCGGGCCCGCGCGGCTGCCGCCGAGTTCGGGTGCCGGGCCTACGACTCCCTGGAAGACCTGGCCGGCCACGCACAGGCCGCCATCGTCGCCGTCCCTACCTCGGCCCACCGCACCGTCGCCTGCCAGTTGCTCGAGGCCGGTCTCGACATTCTGGTGGAAAAGCCCATCGCCCCTTCGGTGGCGGAAGCCCACGATATGATCGTTGCGGCCCGCCAGCATGGACGCATCCTGCAAGTTGGTCATCTGGAGCGCTTTAACCCAGCCGTCGCGGCCGCGCGCAAGCTGGTGACCTTCCCTCTGTTCTTCGAGATTCACCGTCTCAGTATCTTCTCCCCGCGCAGCCTGGACGTCGACGTAGTGCTCGACCTAATGATCCACGACCTGGACATTCTCCTGGCCATGACCGGAGCCATGCCCAGCGAAGTGCGTGCGGCCGGCATCCCGGTTCTCTCGGACAAGGCCGATATCGCCAACGTACGCCTGGAGTTCCCCAGCGGCTGCATCGCCAACCTGACTGCCTCCCGCGTCTCCACCGAAAAAGTACGCAAGCTCCGCTTCTTCCAGCCACGTCAGTACATCTCCGTAGACTATGCCAAGCAGGAATGCTTCGGAATCGGCGTCGACGACAATCGCCAGGTGAAGCTGATGCCGCAGATGGTCACGAAGCAGGAGCCTCTCAAACGTCAGTTCGAGTCGTTCCTTGAGTGCATCGCGACCCGAGCCAAACCCGACGTGGACGGCGAGGCTGCGGCTCAAGCGCTGGAATTGGCCTGCATCATCATGGAAAAGATCGCGGAGCATGGTGCGGTAGTAGCCCGATCGCTTGCTTCCACGTCTAAGTCATAG
- a CDS encoding energy transducer TonB, whose amino-acid sequence MIQSFQRYWHGDQEQLQLLLDYSDQEQTRRRRLAAAGAVLYQLAVILFALNAPGGAIRFHTESELTVDVRRSTPLIAPPHLPDFKVTQKEPQHTKPAAEVDMAALMPKKAIVQPQSTPPGKPFTPPPGPATPAPRPQALEAPKIQVAEQQIPSNTSDGLAPRIPTTTPPAPEPPKSNPFERVGGPQTSPSPAPGRVAIAPPKTGVEEAIRAVAQGGGGHGVMVGDVGGGGMGALSEGHIQNPTPGRQGSTLELLSDPKGVDFRPYLIQVLAAVKRNWQAVLPESARLGRQGRTAIQFSINRTGGVPKLVIAFPSGTEALDRAAVAGISASNPFPHLPAEFTGSEIRLQLVFSYNLPR is encoded by the coding sequence ATGATTCAGTCCTTTCAGCGGTACTGGCACGGTGACCAGGAGCAATTGCAGTTGCTTCTGGACTACAGCGACCAGGAGCAGACCCGGCGGCGCCGGTTGGCCGCGGCAGGGGCTGTACTGTATCAATTGGCAGTGATCCTCTTTGCCCTCAACGCGCCCGGCGGGGCCATCCGTTTCCATACGGAATCCGAGTTGACCGTGGACGTCCGGCGTTCCACTCCGTTGATCGCTCCTCCGCACCTGCCCGACTTCAAGGTGACCCAGAAGGAACCGCAGCACACCAAACCGGCCGCGGAAGTAGATATGGCTGCCTTGATGCCGAAGAAAGCCATCGTTCAGCCGCAAAGTACGCCACCTGGGAAGCCATTTACGCCGCCCCCCGGTCCGGCGACGCCAGCCCCCCGGCCGCAGGCCTTGGAGGCTCCGAAGATTCAGGTGGCCGAGCAGCAGATTCCTTCGAACACCTCCGACGGTCTGGCGCCGCGCATTCCTACGACAACGCCGCCTGCTCCCGAGCCGCCGAAATCGAATCCGTTCGAACGCGTAGGCGGACCACAGACGAGTCCGAGTCCGGCGCCGGGGCGCGTTGCCATCGCGCCGCCCAAAACCGGTGTCGAAGAGGCGATTCGGGCCGTAGCTCAGGGCGGCGGCGGACACGGAGTCATGGTGGGCGACGTTGGCGGTGGCGGTATGGGCGCCCTCAGCGAGGGCCATATCCAGAACCCCACGCCCGGCCGTCAAGGCAGTACGCTGGAACTGCTCAGTGATCCTAAGGGGGTGGACTTTCGGCCCTACCTAATCCAGGTTTTAGCCGCCGTGAAACGCAACTGGCAGGCGGTCCTGCCTGAGAGCGCCCGCCTGGGCCGTCAGGGAAGAACCGCAATTCAGTTCTCGATCAACCGTACCGGAGGTGTACCGAAACTAGTCATAGCGTTTCCTTCTGGTACGGAAGCGCTCGATCGGGCCGCTGTCGCCGGCATCAGCGCTTCCAACCCGTTTCCGCATCTGCCGGCTGAGTTCACCGGGAGTGAGATCCGGCTGCAGTTGGTCTTCTCATACAACCTGCCTAGATGA